The sequence below is a genomic window from Streptomyces sp. B21-105.
GGCCAGCTCGTAGTAGCCATCGGACCAGTTGGTCTGGTCCCGGAAGGCGGCAGGATTCGTCACGGCGTAATCATGCGGCAGAACCCGCTCCAATGCCACCCGCATTCAAGCGCGCGGCCAGGCCAATTGAGATGACCTCTTAGGGCCGGTCGCGGTTCAGGACCCGGACGAGGCGGTGGCGGTTCAGCTCGCCCAGGTGGATTCCCGGTCGCGCCGTCGGCGGGCGGCGCGACCGGGACGTGGTTCAGCTAATCGGGCCGAAGATCTTGGTGCGGTCGAAGTCGGCGTCCATGCCGTCCAGCACCGCTCCCAGTTGCTTCTCCTCGTACTTGAAGTGCGTCTCCATGACCGCCTCGATCCCGTCCAGGTGGCGGTGCGCCACCTCCGGGTCGGTCGAGTCGGCCACCGCCTTCTGCAATCCACCGATGAGGTGCTCGATCATGTTGTGGTCCTGAGTCAGCTTCGCGACCACCGGCGCCAGGTCGGGTCGCGCCCGTACCAGTTCCGGGAACAGCGAACCGTCCTCGGCGCGATGGTGGCCGGACAGGGCAGCGCAGAACCCGTGGCAGAACAACAGCAGGTCGGTGGCGGCGTCAGCGGGGTCGCCGCCGTCCAGTCCCGCCCGCGCCAGCGCCAACGCATTGCGCAGCTTGCCGTGCACCCGCTGCAGTTCCCCGCCCCAGGCGGTGACGCGGTCAGTCGGCAAGAACGCCCTCCCGTCGCAGCCAGGCCGCGCACGCGGTCGTCCAGGACGCGGTGTGCGGCTCGCGCGCAATGAACTTATGCGGCTCGCCGCCATATTCCACGCCGTCGGCCAGGCCGATGCCGTGGCTGCCGCCCGGGTAGACGTGCAACTCCACCGGTACTGCGGCCGCCGCCAGCGCCCGGGTCCACTCCAGGGCGTTGGGCAGGCCCGGCGGGTCCTGAGCGGTGGCCCATACGAAGGTCGGACACACCGACGCGTCCACATGCTTGGCCGGGGATAGCTCGTCCTTGATGGGCAGCAGGTCGCCGAGCAGGTTCTCGACCACCGACGGCGGCAGCAGGTCGAGGTCGGCCAGCGCATAGGCCAGGATCGCGAAGTCCGGTCGGGGCGGGTCGGCGACGCCCTCCTCGATGGACAGGACCCGGCCGGTCATGAGCAGGCCGGCGAGTTGGCCGCCCGCGCTTGATCCGATGACGCCGATCCGGCCGACGTCGAGGCCGTGGTCGCCGT
It includes:
- a CDS encoding hemerythrin domain-containing protein → MPTDRVTAWGGELQRVHGKLRNALALARAGLDGGDPADAATDLLLFCHGFCAALSGHHRAEDGSLFPELVRARPDLAPVVAKLTQDHNMIEHLIGGLQKAVADSTDPEVAHRHLDGIEAVMETHFKYEEKQLGAVLDGMDADFDRTKIFGPIS
- a CDS encoding alpha/beta hydrolase; the protein is MAPAIPTPISQKITLYPAEDRFFGPRPAVLVLPGGGFRELPPHEGEGYARWLSGLGIHAFVLSYRLLPDRFPAPLEDARAGLDHIRNGDHGLDVGRIGVIGSSAGGQLAGLLMTGRVLSIEEGVADPPRPDFAILAYALADLDLLPPSVVENLLGDLLPIKDELSPAKHVDASVCPTFVWATAQDPPGLPNALEWTRALAAAAVPVELHVYPGGSHGIGLADGVEYGGEPHKFIAREPHTASWTTACAAWLRREGVLAD